In the Cylindrospermopsis raciborskii Cr2010 genome, AAACAGGCATACACATTATTATTAAGTGAGACAACAGTTAAATTCAGACAGATTATTGTTGCTTTTAAACAGCGCGGGCAATTAAAATCTGGTATTTCCAGAGAATTTGTCAGCGAACTGATGAAAAGTGGTAGGTGTATTTGTGGCGCAGAATTAAAAGAAGGAGGGAATGGACATTTTCACGTTAAATCACTGTTGAGAAAAACCGGATCTTCTTCCGTGGAAGAAACTGCAATTAGAATGGGAGCGCAAATAGATGATCTGGAAAAACAAGCTCAATTATTTTTAGAGATGATCAATCGAGAACAACAAAGAATCTATCAGTTAAAGACATCACTTTCTGACATAGAGATGAATTTAGATAGCATTGAGGAGATTTTGCGGAAAGACCCAAATGAAGACATTAGCGGTTTACAAAAGAGATTGGATGAAATAGAAGCAAGAATTGACGATTTAAATCGGGAGCAAGGAGCAAACCAAAAAGAAATTTCTCACCTCAATACAGAAATTGATATTGTAGTCAAACAAATTGCCAAGCAAAAACAAAATGAAGGAAGACAGATTTTGGCACAGCGTCGAATTATTGCTACCCAAGATGCTATTGACATATTAACTGAAGTGAAAAATAGACAAGAAAAGCAATTTAGATTGCAATTAGAAAAAAGAGTGCAAGAAATATTCTCAGAAATTTCCGTTACACCATATATTCCCAAAATTAGCGAAAAATATGAACTGACCTTAGTAGAGAATACAACCGGAATAGAAGCTGCTGTTGCAGCATCTACCGGGGAAAATCAAATTCTGAGTTTATCATTTATCGCCAGTATTATTGATAAAGTAAGGGAATGGAGTGAAAAGAAAAAAATCATGATGGTTCCCGATAGTAGTACCTTCCCCATAGTAATGGACTCACCCTTTGGCAGTTTAGATGCTAACTCTCGTCGTCATATTGCACAAACCATTCCCAAGTTGGCAAATCAGTTAGTAGTGCTGGTGACTAAGACCCAATGGAGAGAGGAAGTTGAGTCCGAGATTATGGAGCGAATTGGTAAGGAATATGTGTTGACCTATTATTCTTCTAAAACCAACTGTGAAGAGGACTTTTTGCAAATAGGTAGGGAGAAGTATTACCTAACTCGTCAAAGTTCTAATGGTTTCGAGTACAGTGAAATTGTAGAAGTAGAAAGGAGTTAATTTTTTTCTGGTTATGGCTGAAACTAGTAGAATTAGAATTGCTGGGGATAAAGCCGATTTTGTCAAGGCTTTGGTTGCTAATGATGGGGCCCAGGGTCCCTTTCAGACCTTTGCTGATGTGATTGCTTTTGCTGCTGCTTTAGGTATTAAATATCAGAAGCGTATTCCATTTGAAGAAATCTCTAAAAGGGATCCTTCTCCCATCAGATTAGAGGTTTTTGCAACATCAGGATATGATGTGTTGATCAAATTACTGGCAATTGTAGAAACGGAGAACATTCAACTTTTATCACCTAATAATGACGAAGAAGAAAAACAACGTAATCAAATTTTTGAAGAATATGCTAATGGAGGGTTAGAGATTTTAGAGACTCAAATCAGAGGATCCGTCGATTATACGGAGAGAATTCTATTGTTTTTACAGCGTGAACATCAAACAATTGATGGGGAAGATGGAGAATTTGATCTCTCTAGATTTTTATCCTAGTCTCCCCCATTTGTAATCTAAGTGGGTGATTGGAATTAAATATAAGATGAACGTAGAACGTAGGTTGGGTTGAAGTATGAAACCCAACACCCCCATGGGTTACCCTACCGCTAACCCATCCTACAAATAATTACGCCTCCCTACTTATATGGATGGAAGTCCTACCTCTTGAGCACTAACCCAGTTCCCATCAAAGTCAATAGCACGATCTTCCGTGGTTCTAGCACTTGCTATTGCTTTGCGTAGTTCTGCAATTTCCATCTGGTCTTTGATTTCTCCCAATAGATAAATTAATAATTTTACTGCCAATTCTTTTTTAGACACTTGAACCCGCTTTTTATTCGGATCATATAAAACTCCATACCATAGAGAATTAGGAAACTCCATTTGACTAAAACCACCCTGAAGATCAAATTTTTGCAACTTTTTAAAAATGTTTTCTAATAAGAGACCATTTTTAAAAACTAAAATTCCTAAAGCTTCTGCTAAGGCAACTTGTGCCACAGGACGAAATAAAATATTGCCCTCACCACCAACTTTTTCAAAACTGAATCGCCGTAAAACAGTTGTATCTTCATGATCTAAAATCTTATAACTAGGGAGGGTGGCTAAATGGTCAAATAGCTGTTCAAATTCCCTAATTCCTTCTGCTAACTCGTCAGGGTCTGGACGCATGGGAATCAATCCCTTAATTTGGGGTTGCCAATGGGGAAATTTGTATCCTAAATATTTAGTTGACATATCTTGTAAGGCTTGTAATGTGGTCAATACGGTGGAATTAGCTGCTACTGTGGCGCTGTTCCAGTTAATCCGAGGTTTCCGATTCTCTCTGTGCGCTAACAGGGGATGACTTACTGCTATTTTTCTGGCTACAATTGCAAAACCATTATCTTCATTTAATTGGATCAGTTGACCTTTAGTCAAGGGGGTAGCCATTAAATTCACATGCACAAAAATTGATCTGACTCTCTGTTTGGCTTCTGAGTAGGTTTCTCCACTATTGACTGCACAAATAAATTCAATTCCAATTTTTTCCTGGGGTAATTGTTTGAGATAGTCAATATTAATCCTATATTGGTCTACCAACTCTGACAGATCTATATAACTATCAGTGGGGATTTTATCTCGGTTATATTTTGTTATTCTTCCATTTTCTAACAGTTCTAATAAACCCTGAACTCCCATTAATCTATGTTGACCGTCTAAAGCATAGATATTTACATCTTTTTCTGCTACATTCAATAAACCAATATGACCATTTGCATCTAAAGGGGTAAAATCAGTAGTTGCTTTTTTGGCGCGTCCCTCCCCACCCCATAATTCTGATTTTGCATCATTCGCCCAGGGTTGATTGATTACAACTAGTACTGGTGGAAACTTATGATTTCTATGTATAGTTAGATATTGTAATAATGAAGCTTGACGTGACCAATCTAAAGAACGCTGTTGAATCTGCTCAATACTATCCGCGTCAATTTCAATGTTGTCTGTAACCGGATTATATTTATTTTGCAATATCGGTAGAGTAGAAGCGAACTCAACCTTTTTTGCAAACCATTCCAAAGTAACTGAGCCTAGATAAGCGGTAACATCACCCATTTTCGTTTGTTGAACTATAATTTGAGATGGAAGTTGAGGGGGTTGACCTACTGGGTACTGAGGAAAAATGCTACGGTTATCTTGAGGTATTTTTGCCATGAAGTTAATTTTTTAAAAACTTAATTGGAGATTAGGTTGTCTATTTTGCCAAAATATTACATACTAGTACGAAACTATAGTTGTCAATACTTTCTAGAAATTTCCCTTGTAAAGGTCTGATTTACATTCCCGACCTTGAATTCCCACAGAATTCATCGGTGAATTGATAAGATCATCAGCAATTGTTTTCCCAATTATCCCTCCTAATTACAACAATTATCCCCAATTACAACCATGGTGACATCAGAAAGTAAAACCCCGCCGAATCGAACTGTAGCTGAGCTGGTGGAGAATATTCTAGTTCTTACGAAAGAAATTCAGCAATTATACTGTTTGGACGACATACCCTGGGTGGTTGGTTATTCTGGAGGAAAAGACAGTACGGCAATCTTACAACTGATTTGGAATGCTATTTCTGATTTACCACCAGAAAAAAGAACTAAGACCATTCACGTCATTACCACAGACACAGGCGTAGAGAATCCTTATGTTTCCGCTTGGGTACGTGCTTCTCATGAAAATATCAAAAAAGCTGCCCAAGAACAGCAAGTTCCCATGCAAGCTCACCTTTTACAACCAGAAACAAAGGAGACATATTGGGTGGGTCTAATTGGTAAGGGATATCCTGCTCCCCGTCAAAAATTTCGCTGGTGTACTGAACGCCTAAAAATCAGCCCATCTAACCGTTTTATTCGTGATATGGTTAGGGAAAGTGGAGAAACAATCCTGGTTCTGGGTATTCGCAAGACCGAAAGTAAAAATCGTGCTGCTACCATGAAAAAAATGGAGGCTAAAAGACTGCGCGATCGCCTGAGTCCCAATGGCAATTTACCCAATTCCCTGGTTTACAGTCCCATAGAAGATTGGCGGACTGATGAAGTTTGGCTATATTTGATGCAGTGGGATAATCCTTGGGGGCACAGTAATAAGGATCTATTTGTGATGTATAGGCAATCAACGGAAGACAATGAATGCCCATTGGTTGTTGACACATCTACTCCTAGTTGTGGCAGTTCTCGTTTTGGTTGTTGGGTTTGTACCCTAGTTGATCGTGATGTATCCCTGAGTGCAATGATTCAAAATGATCAAGAAAAAGAGTGGATGCAACCAATAGTTGAGTTTAGGAAGGAATTAGATATTGAAAATGACAGAGAAAAAAGGGATTTTCGTCGCATTTGGGGGGAAGTTCAATTATTTGAACGGAACAGAAATGGGGAAATGTCGGTTGAACCCATACCTGGGCCATATACAAAATATTGGCGAGAATACTGGTTAAGAAAATTATTAACAGCACAAAAAGAAATGAGAGAGAATGCACCAGAAAACATGGCCAATATCACCCTAATCTCAATGGAAGAACTGAGTGAAATTCGCCGTATCTGGCTGGAAGAAAAACACGAATTTGACGACAGTTTACCCCAAATATATGAACAAGTGACAGGAGAAAAATTTAAAGATTCTCGACCTGGCGCAGATTATAGTCTATTAGGTGGGGATGAGTGGGAGGTGTTAGAACAAATCTGTGCGGGTAACTCTATGGAATTAGAGCTGATGGCAAAGTTACTAGACACGGAAAGACAATTCAAGAAAAAAACCCGCCGAGTAGGGATTTTTGAAACTTTAGAAAAGTGCTTTGAAACTAGTTCCCGTTCCCAACAAGAGGCTATTGATTATGCTCATTTTAAAAGAGATCTACGTCTAGCAGCTAGTGAAGGCAATGTAGCAACAATTCGTCAGGCATTTAAACAATTAGATATACCACGGGTGCAAGAGCAAAATAACACTGAGTATAACACTGAAAATAAGACCGAAGATAAAAAACCCCTAGAGCAACCACTGAGTTTTGCGAGCATGAAATATAGAAAGTATGAATATAAGCAAGAAGAATAGATTCTTAGATTATTAGTTTGCCATCTTGATTTTTGAACTGCTGGAATTATGATTTTTTTAGAACTTGTACTGCAAAACTTTGGTCCTTATGCTGGTAAGCAAGTGATTAATTTGGATACCAGAATCGATCAGAATAACATTCGTCCAATTATTCTTTTGGGGGGGATGAACGGAGGAGGAAAAACCACCCTGATGGATGCTATTCGCTTGGCATTATATGGAGCAAGGGCCCAATGTTCCACCAGGGGAAATTTAAGTTATGGTGACTTTCTCACCCAGTGTGTGAATAACAAAGCTGACCCGATTAATAAAACCAGAATCGAGTTGGTTTTTGAACACATTGAAGATGATAAACCCGTGAGGTATCGGGTAGTGAGAACTTGGGAAAAAAACCCCAAGGATGGTAAAGATTCCCTGGGAATTTTGGGGGATGACGAAACCTGGCCCCAGTCTTTAGCCAATATCTGGGACGAATACATAGAAAATATATTGCCCTTGGGTATTTCTAATTTATTTTTATTTGATGGTGAGCAGGTCAAGGAACTAGCAGAACAGGAAGTTCCTCCTCCCATAGTGGTGGATGCAATTAATGGACTCTTGGGATTGGAGTTAGTAGATAAATTGTCCTTAGATTTGGAAATATTAGTCAATCGCAAAAAAAAGGAAAATGCTGATGATCAGGATTTGGCTAAGTTGGAAGAATTGGAAACCCGTTTGCATAAACAAATGGAGCAAAAAAATTCTCAAAAATCTCAGTTGCAAGACCTAGAGGAGCAGGTAAAAAATTTAAAAGTTAAATATGAGGAAGCCCTAAATAAGTATATATCAGAAGGTGGCAAAATTGCCGGGGAACGCAGTCAACTGGATAGGGAGAGGGAAACTCAGGTTGGCAAGGTGGAAAATCTACGGAAAACTTTATGCGAATTGGCTGAGGGTGTGTTACCTTTACAGTTAATTAGTAATTTATTATCTCAAGTCCAGATCCAGGGTGAAAAAGAGTTAAGACTTCAACAAATACAGTTACAAAATCAAGTGGCTAGAGATATTTTAATTACTAGAGATAAAAGATTGGTTTCCTTCCTCCATCAATTGAATCTAAAACTGGAAACAATCACCAGTATTGAAAATTTCCTGCTTCAGGATATTGATAGTTTATATATGGATTTATCTACTAAATTGTATGATAATAAAACAGTTAAAGCCAATGTGAAAGCCAATAATGCCAATAATTATGAAGGGTCTTTCTTACATGCAGACGAAGAAACTTTAAGTTCTTTAGATCGTCTGATCTATGGCTTGCCAACAGTCCAAAATAACGCCAAAAACCACCTGCTCGAACTGCGCAATTGTCTAGAATTAATTGTCAGCCTAGATAGGCAAATTCAAGCTGCTGCTCCACCAGAAGCATACATCAAACTACAAAAAATCCGAGAACTGGCTGAAAAAGAATGGAGTCGAGCAAATACCAATTTGGAAATACTCAATCGTCAGTTCATCAATTTAACTACCACCATTGATAAAACCAAACGAGAGTTGAATAGTTATACCGACAAAAATCTTAAATATCAAAGTAATCAACATTTGATTGCTTCAGTCCATAGAGTACAAGAAAATTTAAAGTTGTTTAAAGAAAAACTAACTTTAAGGAAATTAAATAAATTAGAAGAAGAAGTAAAAAACTGTTTTTTGTATTTACTACATAAATCATATTTGGTCTATAGAGTGGGAATTGATGCTAAAAGTTTCCAACTCTCATTGTATGATCTCCACGGTAAATTAGTCCCTAAACATAGACTATCCGCAGGAGAAAAACAACTCTTGGCGATCGCCTTTTTATGGGGTTTAGCAAAAGTGTCTGGAAAACAACTACCGGTGGCAATTGACACCCCCCTAGGAAGACTAGATTCATCCCATAGAAATAACCTACTGGAAAGATATTTCCCCACAGCAAGCCATCAAGTAATTTTACTATCCACAGATACAGAAATAGCCAGGAAAGAAATAGCAATACTCAGAGAACATCAGGCGATCGCACGAGAATATATTTTAGAGTATGATTCAGGAAAAAGAGAAACAACCATCAAAGAGGGATATTTTTGGTAATTAGGTAAGAGAGTTAATATCATACCAGGTATGAAAATGGAATCACCCATAGAAAGAATTAAACTATCGCAGACGGCCAAGGATCAACTGTTGAAATTAAAACGTGTCACCCGTATAGAACAATGGAATATACTATGTCGGTGGGCGTTTTGTCGTTCTCTAGCTGAAACCAGTCCCCCATCACCCATACCCATACCCCAAGACAGTAATGTAGAGCTGACGTGGAAAGTATTTGGGGGAGAAATAGCAGATATTTTGCTGTTAGCACTAAAACAACGGTGTAATAACGACGGTTTAGGAACAGACTCAGAAACCCTAATCACCCAATTTCGCTTGCACCTACATAGAGGTATAGGATATTTAGCAGGGGATCCAAATATTAAGAGTATTGAAGATTTCATAGATCTGACTAGCAAGAATGTGAAAAGCTAGTAATAATCTAGTTGATCAACCATAGCACCAGAGATGATTCAAGAAATCCAAGCACTAAAACAGGCATTTTATAGTCGCAAGATGGGGAGTTTGCTGTTGCTCGGTTTTGCTTCCGGGTTACCACTGTTTCTCACCACTCGCACCCTGCAACTATGGATGAAAGATGCTGATGTAGAGGTTGCCAAA is a window encoding:
- a CDS encoding AAA family ATPase — its product is MKLTSIKFCNFRSFYGQTPEIAIAGGEFQNTTIIHGNNGAGKTSLLNGFTWVLYEKFTAAFAVTEQLVNKRAISEVGEDQAVECWVEVGWEHEGVRYRAKRNCRVYKNPTSIDATKTKLTIQIVGDDGKWYFPIEQPEEIINNILPVSLHQYFFFDGERIEEIVRSDKKAEIAEATEIFLGVKVIDLATKHLKEAKKTLDSELAAIGDAETKQLLKQQSKLEKEISKISQRQTEIAEDLESQQVFKKDISARLVELSSVRDLQERRERLENQKRNNYDELKKTKEGLKKAISKQAYTLLLSETTVKFRQIIVAFKQRGQLKSGISREFVSELMKSGRCICGAELKEGGNGHFHVKSLLRKTGSSSVEETAIRMGAQIDDLEKQAQLFLEMINREQQRIYQLKTSLSDIEMNLDSIEEILRKDPNEDISGLQKRLDEIEARIDDLNREQGANQKEISHLNTEIDIVVKQIAKQKQNEGRQILAQRRIIATQDAIDILTEVKNRQEKQFRLQLEKRVQEIFSEISVTPYIPKISEKYELTLVENTTGIEAAVAASTGENQILSLSFIASIIDKVREWSEKKKIMMVPDSSTFPIVMDSPFGSLDANSRRHIAQTIPKLANQLVVLVTKTQWREEVESEIMERIGKEYVLTYYSSKTNCEEDFLQIGREKYYLTRQSSNGFEYSEIVEVERS
- a CDS encoding DNA phosphorothioation-associated protein 4 → MAETSRIRIAGDKADFVKALVANDGAQGPFQTFADVIAFAAALGIKYQKRIPFEEISKRDPSPIRLEVFATSGYDVLIKLLAIVETENIQLLSPNNDEEEKQRNQIFEEYANGGLEILETQIRGSVDYTERILLFLQREHQTIDGEDGEFDLSRFLS
- a CDS encoding DGQHR domain-containing protein; its protein translation is MAKIPQDNRSIFPQYPVGQPPQLPSQIIVQQTKMGDVTAYLGSVTLEWFAKKVEFASTLPILQNKYNPVTDNIEIDADSIEQIQQRSLDWSRQASLLQYLTIHRNHKFPPVLVVINQPWANDAKSELWGGEGRAKKATTDFTPLDANGHIGLLNVAEKDVNIYALDGQHRLMGVQGLLELLENGRITKYNRDKIPTDSYIDLSELVDQYRINIDYLKQLPQEKIGIEFICAVNSGETYSEAKQRVRSIFVHVNLMATPLTKGQLIQLNEDNGFAIVARKIAVSHPLLAHRENRKPRINWNSATVAANSTVLTTLQALQDMSTKYLGYKFPHWQPQIKGLIPMRPDPDELAEGIREFEQLFDHLATLPSYKILDHEDTTVLRRFSFEKVGGEGNILFRPVAQVALAEALGILVFKNGLLLENIFKKLQKFDLQGGFSQMEFPNSLWYGVLYDPNKKRVQVSKKELAVKLLIYLLGEIKDQMEIAELRKAIASARTTEDRAIDFDGNWVSAQEVGLPSI
- the dndC gene encoding DNA phosphorothioation system sulfurtransferase DndC; amino-acid sequence: MVTSESKTPPNRTVAELVENILVLTKEIQQLYCLDDIPWVVGYSGGKDSTAILQLIWNAISDLPPEKRTKTIHVITTDTGVENPYVSAWVRASHENIKKAAQEQQVPMQAHLLQPETKETYWVGLIGKGYPAPRQKFRWCTERLKISPSNRFIRDMVRESGETILVLGIRKTESKNRAATMKKMEAKRLRDRLSPNGNLPNSLVYSPIEDWRTDEVWLYLMQWDNPWGHSNKDLFVMYRQSTEDNECPLVVDTSTPSCGSSRFGCWVCTLVDRDVSLSAMIQNDQEKEWMQPIVEFRKELDIENDREKRDFRRIWGEVQLFERNRNGEMSVEPIPGPYTKYWREYWLRKLLTAQKEMRENAPENMANITLISMEELSEIRRIWLEEKHEFDDSLPQIYEQVTGEKFKDSRPGADYSLLGGDEWEVLEQICAGNSMELELMAKLLDTERQFKKKTRRVGIFETLEKCFETSSRSQQEAIDYAHFKRDLRLAASEGNVATIRQAFKQLDIPRVQEQNNTEYNTENKTEDKKPLEQPLSFASMKYRKYEYKQEE
- the dndD gene encoding DNA sulfur modification protein DndD, with product MIFLELVLQNFGPYAGKQVINLDTRIDQNNIRPIILLGGMNGGGKTTLMDAIRLALYGARAQCSTRGNLSYGDFLTQCVNNKADPINKTRIELVFEHIEDDKPVRYRVVRTWEKNPKDGKDSLGILGDDETWPQSLANIWDEYIENILPLGISNLFLFDGEQVKELAEQEVPPPIVVDAINGLLGLELVDKLSLDLEILVNRKKKENADDQDLAKLEELETRLHKQMEQKNSQKSQLQDLEEQVKNLKVKYEEALNKYISEGGKIAGERSQLDRERETQVGKVENLRKTLCELAEGVLPLQLISNLLSQVQIQGEKELRLQQIQLQNQVARDILITRDKRLVSFLHQLNLKLETITSIENFLLQDIDSLYMDLSTKLYDNKTVKANVKANNANNYEGSFLHADEETLSSLDRLIYGLPTVQNNAKNHLLELRNCLELIVSLDRQIQAAAPPEAYIKLQKIRELAEKEWSRANTNLEILNRQFINLTTTIDKTKRELNSYTDKNLKYQSNQHLIASVHRVQENLKLFKEKLTLRKLNKLEEEVKNCFLYLLHKSYLVYRVGIDAKSFQLSLYDLHGKLVPKHRLSAGEKQLLAIAFLWGLAKVSGKQLPVAIDTPLGRLDSSHRNNLLERYFPTASHQVILLSTDTEIARKEIAILREHQAIAREYILEYDSGKRETTIKEGYFW
- the dndE gene encoding DNA sulfur modification protein DndE translates to MESPIERIKLSQTAKDQLLKLKRVTRIEQWNILCRWAFCRSLAETSPPSPIPIPQDSNVELTWKVFGGEIADILLLALKQRCNNDGLGTDSETLITQFRLHLHRGIGYLAGDPNIKSIEDFIDLTSKNVKS